In Pan paniscus chromosome Y, NHGRI_mPanPan1-v2.0_pri, whole genome shotgun sequence, the sequence CGAAATATCTCTTTCTCTAGGATTTGCCTCCCAGGCACTTAAAATTATCTGTTGTTTTTCTAgtcgctctctttctctctctctctcctccccacccccaccaccccattTTAAAGCTGGAGGTGGCTGTGACTAATACGTTTGCTTTTTTATACTTTCCAAAAACACAGCCTGGGAAGTCTCCTGTCTTCTAAGCGAACTGTCAGGCAGGTGAAAGAAAATCAGGCCCTTGAGGTAGTCCTCCAGGAAGCCACCAGACAAGTCAAAACACACCACCTTAGTTCTTCGGGAAAAAGGTTCACATCATGGTTCCTGGCACCAATCAGCTGCACCAGCATCTCAGGTTGCTTTCCCACAGTAGCTGCTGACATAGGAATTGGGGCAAGTGTTTGTATGCAGGGAACTTACTGCATTATAGCACTCTTGTACCACAAtgtaaaagcttttaaaaatccattaagtGTTCTCCTgatttgggttttttattttattttattttattgcactgCTCTGAACATTTCAGCACTAGATCATTGTTTGAGTAGAGGGACAAAGTTGTGGAGTTTCCAACTTCATCATTTTTGGTGACTTAATTCTATGActttaaaattttgcatttctttgattatagAAGCAAAGAGTCTTTTCACTTGTTCGTGGACCCCTCTATATTTGTTTCTTGAATTACACATATTTTGAGTACTTTTCTATGAATACCACTTTTAAACTCacaatctcatttttcttttaggaCACGTACTTGAAGATAGAGCCTTTCCACTCTTCCTACATCTAGAGACATCTTTGAATTCACATCTGGCCCATTAGTTCTGACCCACAcctctttctgcttttttctcctttttaggtTGTCCGCACAAACCAGTGTGCAGGGGAATTTGTCATCACTTTTCCTCGTGCTTACCACAGTGGTTTTAACCAAGGCTACAATTTTGCTGAAGCTGTCAACTTTTGTACTGCTGACTGGGTGAGTGAGCATGCAGTGGGCCTGCAGGTAGAAAGTATAAAGAATACAGGTAAGGATTATTGTGGAGAAGCTATGCATTGTGGTCTCCAGATAGCCACACACAATCTTGAATGCACTTGCAGCTACCTGCTGGACGCCAGTGCATTGAACACTACCGCCGGCTCCGGCGCTATTGTGTCTTCTCCCACGAGGAGCTCATCTGCAAGATGGCTGCCTTCCCAGAGACGTTGGATCTCAATCTAGCAGTAGCTGTGCACAAGGAGATGTTCATTATGGTTCAGGAGGAGCGACGTCTACGAAAGGCCCTTTTGGAGAAGGTGGGTGGTCAAGAGCAGAGCTTAGGGATTTAGTCACATATATTACATTACAGAGACACAGACCAACATTGAGTAACCACTGTGTGCCTGATCTTTAAGTCAtgcattttgaaatgtaaagacagagtctgtatgtgtttatattttttcttccaatttctctacaGCTGTCCTTACAAGGTTGAGTCCACATCAGGGCTCAGTGTTGGCTGAGGTGGGGTGTCCACAACCCTACTCCTAGTCTTTACAGTATATGTGGGTTGAACACCCCCAGGGCGTCACGGAGGCTGAGCGAGAGGCTTTTGAGCTGCTCCCAGATGATGAACGCCAGTGCATCAAGTGCAAGACCACGTGCTTCTTGTCAGCCCTGGCCTGCTACGACTGCCCAGATGGCCTTGTATGCCTTTCCCACATCAATGACCTCTGCAAGTGCTCTAGTAGCCGACAGTACCTACGGTGAGCATGGGAACACTGTGGGGACGTGGAGGAGGTTTTAGAGCTGGGCCAGATGTGTACCCTTCCCGGCTTTCTTCCTCTAGGTATCGGTACACCTTGGATGAGCTCCCCACCATGCTGCATAAACTGAAGATTCGGGCTGAGTCTTTTGACACCTGGGCCAACAAAGTGCGAGTGGCCTTGGAGGTGGAGGATGGCCGTAAGCGCAGTGAGTGACGGGAAATGGAAGGAACCCTTGTGTAagccttatttctttcttttgggtattctCAACCTTCATTTTCTGCTAACACTGCCTACCTGTTGCAACTTACACTCTCCAGGCTTTGAAGAGCTAAGGGCACTGGAGTCTGAGGCTCGTGAGAGGAGGTTTCCTAATAGTGAGCTGCTTCAGCGACTGAAGAACTGCCTGAGTGAGGTGGAGGCTTGTATTGCTCAAGTCCTGGGGCTGGTCAGTGGTCAGGTGGCCAGGTACGTGAGAGGAGAAGGCAAAGAAGGGTGTCAGTGTGtgaaaatgaataacaaaaatgGATAGACTATAAACACACAATCCtgtttgaggctgaggcaggagaattgtttgaacccaggagacagaggttgcagtgagccaagatggcatcattgcactccagcctgggcagcaagagcaaaactccatctcaaaacaacagcaaaaaaaaagaagcacagaCTCAGATTTTACTGAGAAAGAGAAGATAACACATGGACAAAAAGCAGTATAATAGAAACTAGAAATTACTGAACTAAACAGTTTCTAACAAAATAATGTggcaataagatataaatatatactagcAAAATTGCAGTTTTTTCCTACTTCTTAGGAAATCTCATAGCGTTATGCAGACATCAGAATTTCCACAAACTTAACTTTTGGCTGTGTAGTTAGGTAAAACTTTAGAGGTTAAAATAATCCTAGAAATTTATTTAACTGTTAGTTTCCAAATGTGTAAGACAATAGATACATATAGTTTTTAGATTGAAAAGTAAGTGATTATGTACAGTCAGGCATCACTTAATGATGGAGATGTGTTAGGAGAAAAGCGTCATTAGGTGGTTTTGTCATTGCTGCATACGCACCGTCTACTTACATAAACCTGGATGCTGTGACctcctacacacctaggctgtgtgATAGAGCCGGTTGTTCCTAGCCTGCAAACCTGCACAGCGTgatactgtactgaatattgttgttagttgtaacacaatggtgagTATTTGTGTATCAAAATACGCAAATGTAGAATTACTACAATAAAAGAATTGTGGAAGACATAAAATAtggggcacttaccatgaatgaaaCTTGCAGGACAGGAAGTTTCTCTGGGTGAGGAACCGACTGGTAAGAGAATGTGAAGACCTTGGACAtgactgtacactactgtagacctAATAAACGCTTTACACTTTGGCTATGTTAAATTTATATAACGGTATCTTAAAAAAAGATAGTAAATTAGCCTCAGctactgtaaatttttaaaactttttttcagggtacatgtgcaggtttgttatataggtacatttgtgtcatgggggtttgttaacCCCATGTACATAGGggttttatcacccaggtattacaTTCAGTACCCCttagttatttctcctgatcctctctctcctcccacgtTCCATTCGGTGATAGTCCCCAGTATGTGCTGTTCCCTCTATGCGTgcgccatgtgttctcatcatttatcttacacatattagtgagaacatgtggtatttgattttctcttcctgtgttagtttgctaaggataatggcctccagctccatccatgtttcttcaAAGGGCATGATCCTGTTCTTGTAATATCTGCATTgtaattccatggtgtatatgtaccactttttctttatccagtctatcattaatggtcatttaggttgatttcatgtctttgcttttgtgaatggTGCTACAGTGAACATAACACGTGCATATGTCTtcatgatagaacaatttatatacctttgggtatatacccagtaatgggttagctgggtcaaacggtatttctgcctctagatctttgaggaattgccacactgtcttccacaatggttgaactaattttacGCTCCCGCCAACCCTGTATAGCAGTTACTTTTTCTCCGCCACCTCACCAACACCTGCTATTTCCTGACTTtcataattgccattctgacaggtgttaTCAGGtggtacctcactgtggttttgttttgcatttctctaatgatcactgatgctgagctttttttcatatatctgttggctgcatgtatgtctctgtttgaaaagtatctgtttatgtcctttgcccactttgtaatggggttgttttcttcttgtaaatttgattagGTTcctttatagatgctggatattagacccttgtcagatgtataatttgcagaaactttctcccattctgtaggttgtctgtttaccctgtgTGTAGACAGTTTCtttgtgcaggagctctttaatTAGGACTcgtgtcaatttttgcttttaccGCAGTTGCTTTTGGCGTCTTCAttgtgaaatctttgcccatgcctgtgtccggTTGTCTTCCAGGGcatttatggtttcaggttttaaatttatgtctttaatccatcttgaactgaTGTTTGTATAAGGTATATGGCAGGGGtcctgtttcagttttctgcatatggctcagCCAGATTTCTCAACAGGATATactaaatagggagtcctttccccagtgcttgtttttgtcagctttgtcaaagatcagatggttgtaggtatgcatcctcatttctgggctttctatcatgtttcattggtctatgagtctgtttttgtaaactttattttgtaaacatttaattTCTATGTGAATGTTTTACTCTTTTCTAATAATggttagcttaaaacacaaatgcaTCATAgagttgtacaaaaatattttctttcctcataTTGTCATTCTGTAAACTTTTCTGTGTAAAcaatttttaagtttgttttccattttaaacatttttgttaaaatctAAGATGTAAAGACATACATtggcctaggcctacacagagtCAGATTCTGAATGTCACCATTTCCCCCATCTATATCTTATTTTAgtggaaggtcttcagggcaCTGACACACGTAGAAAGGGATCTGTTAAGATAACCATGCCACTTCCTGGAATACTTCCTGAAATACTTTTGAGGCTGCCTGACAGTTAACTTTTGTTTATAGTAGGAGTATATTCTAAAATAATAGTTTAGAAAAATGTGGTGTCAAGCATTAACCAGTATATGGCTGTTTGTTATCAGGTATTATGTGATGCATGTGCTAGACAGACTCTTACATGATGGACAGCGCATTGGGTTGTTTACATCAGCATCACCACAGACACATGAGGAATGTGTTGCTACTTTACAACTGCTACGATGTCAGCAGGTGATAGGAATGTTTCAGTACCGTTATAATCTTACAGGCACACTATCATACATGTGATTTGTCATTGAAATGTCATGTGGTGCATGACAATGTTAAATCATGTATTTGTAGAAActctatataaaaaataataaagctgtgTTAGTAGGAAGGAATTTTAGATAAActactctatttaaaaaaaaaaagctgtgttaGTAGGAAGGAATTTTAGATAAAGAAGGGATTTTTTTGTCATTAGGTTTAAGGGTCAGAATAAAAGTATCAAGACTCTAAAGCAAGGGTATACATTTGAACCAGTTTCTACTTGAGAATATAAGTAATTTTTTCAATAAACTTTAAGAAAACATAGAAAGATTTTTGAAGTGGAGAAGTACATAGCAGAATggatatttgaaatttattattttgggcCTATTTGGAGGATAGGTCCCACAGGATGTGGCATGGTctgatttaaattaaataaactgaTGAGGAAGCTTTTTAAATAGTCCATCACATAATTATTAGCCTGAGCTATAATTGAGATGCTAGATTGCCTTTTTGGCTTTTCTGTGCCACCCAGATATTCAATGACCCATGCTTACTTAACTTAGTTTCTTGGGTTTGTCTTCATTCTCATGTCTGTCATATTTTACAGatacattatttcaaatattcttttttttttttttttttttttttgagacggggtctcactctgtcactctggctggagtgcagtggcacgatctcagctcattgcaagctccacctcccgggttcaggccattatcctgcctcagcctcccaagtagctgggtctacaggtgtgtgccaccacacctggctaatttttttgtatttttagtagagatggggtttcaccatgttagccaggatggtttcaatctcctgaccttgtgatctgcctgccttggcctcccaaagtgctgggattacaagcatgagccaccgtgcctggcccattattTCAGTATTTCCTACTTGTTCTTAACCTTTTTTCTCATTGCTGCctttctttaaaacatggaaacttaaaattttagaataaatttcacTTTTCTGGATAACTCCTTTCCCTACTGTGGGGTTCAAGAGAAATAAGGCTTTTCCAGATTGAACCCATGATACCCAAATAACATGCCCTGCATTTCCATTTTAATCTGCCTCAAGTTTTCCTCATGCATTTAACTTCCTGGCCTCTTCACTTTTCTTTGTCTTGTAAGCAGTTGGAACCAAAGAGTAAATCTCAGAAGTTGTCATCCTGTAGTACTGTTTTGCTTCTGACATAATGAACTCTCATTTCTTGTCTAGAATAAATTTATTATTCTGACCATACTTATCATCACTTAGCCCTCTTTCCTTCATAATCCTCCCATTGCATTTATACTTCAGTTTCTGGCTTAATAGATGTTTTGTCTCACTGTGAAAGCTACTACTTCTGAATCCTAATGGCTGTTTTTACATCTCTTCCTCATTCTTTAACTCTTAACTGGATGACTGATGAAAATATAACTTAAACTATCCGGgggccttttcacatttttcttttctcttgccccacctatttgtatttatttctgttcttctgtCGAATGGTACTAGCCAGGTAGTACCGTGGTGGCATGGTATTAGTAGCCATAGTGGTAGCAGATTAATACTGTTACGTTTTCTCAGGAAGCTGGACTCTCTCACTTTGATATCTGTAGTCTCTATTAACTGCTGTCAGACGCCTACGGGTGTTTTTTCAAATCTTAACTTGTCAGTATCGCCGAACTTAGAAAAAAACCTTTGTGGGTGTTACTGAAATATGAAAGGGAAGGAAGTATATTAAAAGTCTCAAATTGTTTGAAATGTGGCATTACGAGGTGTTCCTTCTGGCTCCTACAGGATGGACACTCCACAGCTGACCTTGACTGAACTCCGGGTCCTTCTTGAGCAGATGGGCAGCCTGCCCTGTGCCATGCATCAGATTGGGGATGTCAAGGTAAGAGGGGCCTGGAAAGGTGGAATTTTTGTTAACAGCAAATAGGAAGTTTGACATGTCAGGAAAACTTGAGAACCTAATTATTCTAAACAACCTTCTCATAATAACAGGTTCTTTCCTGGAAGTGGCGGAGATATGTGTTCCCATACCATCTCTGTCTTTACAGCATGCAAGGAAATATCCTTCCatactgaaataattaaaaactctAAACTGGGCCTACATAAGACACTGGCTCTTGGAAATGGGATGGAGAGGActgattggttggttgattgattTCCCTCCAGATACCAGAGTCTTAGAAAGCTTACTAGATGGATAAGATTGTATTAAAGTGGgtttggaaaaagaaattcaggtaattaaaggagaaaaatgtcaTTCTAGGTAAACAGAGGGCCTTTGTTATTATCAGATAGATCATGTTTTAGGATGTGGTTGAGAATAAGTGTTAAGCAATAGGAAATGCCTATAAGAGAAGATGAGAAGTGGAGCAAATCTAGGTGGTTGAGTATTTATGTGGctaaagaatctgcattttatccTATGTCCTTGCAGGATGTCCTGGAACAGGTGGAGGCCTATCAAGCTGAGGCTCGTGAGGCTCTGGCCACACTGCCCTCTAGTCCAGGGCTATTGCGGTCCCTGTTGGAGAGGGGGCAGCAGCTGGGTGTAGAGGTGCCTGAAGCCCATCAGCTTCAGCAGCAGGTGGAGCAGGCGCAATGGCTAGATGAAGTGAAGCAGGCCCTGGCCCCTTCTGCTCACAGGGGCTCTCTGGTCATCATGCAGGGGCTTTTGGTTATGGGTGCCAAGATAGCCTCCAGCCCTTCTGTGGACAAGGCCCGGGCTGAGCTGCAAGAACTACTGACCATTGCAGAGCGCTGGGAAGAAAAGGCTCATTTCTGCCTGGAGGCCAGGTGGGGCATAGTCTCTCCCTGTCTGTATCTTGACTATAATCCTCAAAGTTTTGGGGTGACCCTAAGTATTTCTATGGTGACCCTTGGGCAACAGACTCCCAGTTGGGCATCTACTAAACTCTAAAGGATTGGCATGACATATCATGTACTCCCATCTATATGACATGTCATGTTGATGTTTCACTGTTGTAAAGGCAACAATTGGGGAAATGTTCTTGGATGACTTAGTTCTCAGGTGAATGGATGCAGCATGTGACTTACAAGAGACCTATATAGCCCCTGCAATGTTAGAGAGTTCCTCAGTGTGGCTTCCTTACTTTGTCATGCAACACTTTTTATTGCTTATGTTTTTAGCAAGGAAACCTAGGACTTAGAAAAGGGGCATGTATACCTGTAACATGTAATGAtagatttctctttttcaaaaaaaatttaggcaGAAGCATCCACCAGCCACACTGGAAGCCATAATTCGTGAGACAGAAAACATCCCTGTTCACCTGCCTAACATCCAGGCTCTCAAAGAAGCTCTGACTAAGGCACAAGCTTGGATTGCTGATGTGGATGAGATCCAAGTGAGGATCAGTGTTTCTGCTTTACTGCGTCAGGCCAGCAGTTAGAAGAGAGATAGATATACTTTATAGTTTTTACTCGGTTGGGTTGCGCTAGAAAGTGAAGGTGGGAAGTTGGAGGATTCTTTGAGGTACCTGAGCATGTCAGAATaggaaccaagggaagagaagCATGAATATGGGTGTATACCTAAGCAGAGACTATTGATATATAGAAGTGTACAGAGGAAGCAGGTTACAACAGAGTAACTTGCATATGTGGAATCTTTGGTCTGAGCCAATGAAAGTAGGAGTTCTGAGAGAAAAGAGTTTCTGTCACATTTTTCTGTTGCAGAAAACATCTCCAGATTTTCAGCCCTGGGATTATGCAGTATAATACCCAGTATTACTTAGGACAAATTTAGACACAATATTGTTGacataatttaaataaagtttCTTTCCCCTATTCCAGAATGGTGACCACTACCCCTGTCTGGATGACTTGGAGGGCCTGGTGGCTGTGGGCCGGGACCTGCCTGTGGGGCTGGAAGAGCTGAGACAGCTAGAGCTGCAGGTATTGACAGCACATTCCTGGAGAGAGAAGGCCTCCAAGACCTTTCTCAAGAAGAATTCTTGCTACACACTGCTTGAGGTAAGGTCTGAGACCCTGACCCACAGCCTCTTCATATGGCCTGGCTGCTGTGAGATGGCACATATAATGAGAACATAGATTTTTTTAGGCACCTGGGTAGGAAGGAGAGGGTGTAGTTGGTGAGGGAAGCCTGGTCATTTCCTGTatgtctgcctgcctgcctcaggtGCTTTGCCCGTGTGCAGACGCTGGCTCAGACAGCACCAAGCGTAGCCGGTGGATGGAGAAGGCGCTGGGGTTGTACCAGTGTGACACAGAGCTGCTGGGGCTGTCTGCACAGGACCTCAGAGACCCAGGCTCTGTGGTAAGGAGCATGGCCCAGATGGGGAAAAGATGGGTTCTGGGTTTCTCTCTGAAAAGAGAAGAGCCGCTGATGATAGGGTGTCTGAGCCCTGTTACAGGTCTCCTGGTTTGGGAGCCGGGCATTAGGATGCCAGACAAGGGCGAGGGTGGACTGCTGACCTACTTTCCCCCTCTTCTGGACATGGCAGATTGTGGCCTTCAAGGAAGGGgaacagaaggagaaggagggtaTCCTGCAGCTGCGTCGCACCAACTCAGCCAAGCCCAGTCCACTGGCACCATCCCTCATGGCCTCTTCTCCGACTTCTATCTGTGTGTGTGGGCAGGTGCCAGCTGGGGTGGGAGCTCTGCAGTGTGACCTGTGTCAGGACTGGTTCCATGGGCAGTGTGTGTCAGTGCCCCATCTCCTCACCTCTCCAAAGCCCAGTCTCACTTCATCTCCACTGCTAGCCTGGTGGGAATGGGACACAAAATTCCTGTGTCCACTGTGTATGCGCTCACGACGGCCACGCCTAGAGACAATCCTAGCCTTGCTGGTTGCCCTGCAGAGGCTGCCCGTGCGGCTGCCTGAGGGTGAGGCCCTTCAGTGTCTCACAGAGAGGGCCATTGGCTGGCAAGACCGTGCCAGAAAGGCTCTGGCCTCTGAAGATGTGACTGCTCTGTTGCGACACCTGGCTGAGCTTCGCCAACAGCTACAGGCCAAACCCAGACCGGTCTACACTTCAGCCACTGCCTGTGACCCTATCAGAGAAGGCAGTGGCAACAATATTTCTAAGGTGAGCTTTCCAGGCCAGCCATTGTCCTCACATTTCTGTCTTCTAGCCCCTGTCCTTCTTGTAGCTCCAGTCTTGTCCCTGTTCCCCAGTTTTCAATCTCCTTTGGCCTAGTCCCTTTGCTCCATTCTATACCTATCCAGATCCTAAACTCTGATCCCTGTTGGAAGCCTGTGTCTACTCTGCTTCAGGAGATAGAGGCTCCCAAGTTTTGGAGTTGTGGGAGGAATGATAGGACCTGGTTCATCAGCTCAATTATTGTTacccattctttttttccctgataGGTCCAAGGGCTGCTGGAGAATGGAGACAGTGTGATCAGTCCTGAGAACATGGCTCCAGGAAAGGGCTCTGGTAAGACAGGTGTGGTTTGGGTAGGCTGTTGGCTAAACATAACTGAGTGACCCATGTATTTGTCACCTCTGTTGTGGCCATGGAGGATAAGACCAAGAGTGGCCTCTAACCCAGTCTGTCCCTGCACCCTTCACTGCACCACCTTCCGCCCAGACCTGGAGCTACTGTCCTCACTGTTGCCGCAGTTGACTGGCCCTGTGTTGGAGCTGCCTGAGGCAATCCGGGCTCCCCTGGAGGAGCTTATGATGGAAGGGGACCTGCTTGAGGTGACCCTGGATGAGAACCACAGCATCTGGCAGCTGCTGCAGGCTGGACAGCCTCCAGACCTGGACAGAATTCGCACACTTCTGGAGGTAGGAAGCGGGGTCACAGGCAGGGCAGGAGATCAGGTCCAGCAGGCAGGGATCCCAGTACTGACGTTTTTCGCCTTGTGTGGGTATGATTGCAGCTGGAAAAATTTGAACATCAAGGGAGTCGGACAAGGAGCCGGGCTCTGGAGAGGCGACGGCGGCAGCAGAAGGTGGATCAGGGTAGAAACGTTGAGAATCTTGTTCAACAGGAGCTTCAGTCAAAAAGGGCTCGGAGCTCAGGGATTATGTCTCAGGTGGGCCGAGAAGAAGAACATTATCAGGAGAAAGCAGACCGTGAAAATATGTTCCTGACACCTTCCACAGACCACAGCCCTTTCTTGAAAGGAAACCAAAATAGCTTACAACACAAGGATTCAGGCTCTTCAGCTGCTTGTCCTTCTTTAATGCCTTGGCTACAACTCTCCTACTCTGATGAGCAACAGTTGTGACAGTGGCACCAAAGGTCAtttgtggttgtttttgtttgtttgtttcttaaatcCTACTATCTCCTGGCCTGGACCTCAGAAGGAGCTTATTGCCTATCTATAATTTTTCACTGCCAATTTTTGATATCCTCTCTCCTAGAGTTACTGTTAAAAGGTTGGTTCTTAAAAGTCCACACTCCAATGCTCAGAAGTGTCTTGCCAGCAACATT encodes:
- the KDM5D gene encoding lysine-specific demethylase 5D isoform X3 encodes the protein MEPGCNEFLPPPECPVFEPSWAEFQDPLGYIAKIRPIAEKSGICKIRPPADWQPPFAVEVDNFRFTPRIQRLNELEAQTRVKLNYLDQIAKFWEIQGSSLKIPNVERKILDLYSLSKQCNTHPFDNEVKDKEYKPHSIPLRQSVQPSKFSSYSRRAKRLQPDPEPTEEDIEKNPELKKLQIYGPGPKMMGLGLMAKDKDKTVHKKVTCPPTVTVKDEQSGGGNVSSTLLKQHLSLEPCTKTTMQLRKNHSSAQFIDSYICQVCSRGDEDDKLLFCDGCDDNYHIFCLLPPLPEIPRGIWRCPKCILAECKQPPEAFGFEQATQEYTLQSFGEMADSFKSDYFNMPVHMVPTELVEKEFWRLVSSIEEDVTVEYGADIHSKEFGSGFPVSNSKQNLSPEEKEYATSGWNLNVMPVLAQSVLCHINADISGMKVPWLYVGMVFSAFCWHIEDHWSYSINYLHWGEPKTWYGVPSLAAEHLEEVMKMLTPELFDSQPDLLHQLVTLMNPNTLMSHGVPVVRTNQCAGEFVITFPRAYHSGFNQGYNFAEAVNFCTADWLPAGRQCIEHYRRLRRYCVFSHEELICKMAAFPETLDLNLAVAVHKEMFIMVQEERRLRKALLEKGVTEAEREAFELLPDDERQCIKCKTTCFLSALACYDCPDGLVCLSHINDLCKCSSSRQYLRYRYTLDELPTMLHKLKIRAESFDTWANKVRVALEVEDGRKRSFEELRALESEARERRFPNSELLQRLKNCLSEVEACIAQVLGLVSGQVARMDTPQLTLTELRVLLEQMGSLPCAMHQIGDVKDVLEQVEAYQAEAREALATLPSSPGLLRSLLERGQQLGVEVPEAHQLQQQVEQAQWLDEVKQALAPSAHRGSLVIMQGLLVMGAKIASSPSVDKARAELQELLTIAERWEEKAHFCLEARQKHPPATLEAIIRETENIPVHLPNIQALKEALTKAQAWIADVDEIQNGDHYPCLDDLEGLVAVGRDLPVGLEELRQLELQVLTAHSWREKASKTFLKKNSCYTLLEVLCPCADAGSDSTKRSRWMEKALGLYQCDTELLGLSAQDLRDPGSVIVAFKEGEQKEKEGILQLRRTNSAKPSPLAPSLMASSPTSICVCGQVPAGVGALQCDLCQDWFHGQCVSVPHLLTSPKPSLTSSPLLAWWEWDTKFLCPLCMRSRRPRLETILALLVALQRLPVRLPEGEALQCLTERAIGWQDRARKALASEDVTALLRHLAELRQQLQAKPRPVYTSATACDPIREGSGNNISKVQGLLENGDSVISPENMAPGKGSDLELLSSLLPQLTGPVLELPEAIRAPLEELMMEGDLLEVTLDENHSIWQLLQAGQPPDLDRIRTLLELEKFEHQGSRTRSRALERRRRQQKVDQGRNVENLVQQELQSKRARSSGIMSQVGREEEHYQEKADRENMFLTPSTDHSPFLKGNQNSLQHKDSGSSAACPSLMPWLQLSYSDEQQL
- the KDM5D gene encoding lysine-specific demethylase 5D isoform X2, with product MEPGCNEFLPPPECPVFEPSWAEFQDPLGYIAKIRPIAEKSGICKIRPPADWQPPFAVEVDNFRFTPRIQRLNELEAQTRVKLNYLDQIAKFWEIQGSSLKIPNVERKILDLYSLSKIVIEEGGYEAICKDRRWARVAQRLHYPPGKNIGSLLRSHYERIIYPYEMFQSGANHVPEPTEEDIEKNPELKKLQIYGPGPKMMGLGLMAKDKDKTVHKKVTCPPTVTVKDEQSGGGNVSSTLLKQHLSLEPCTKTTMQLRKNHSSAQFIDSYICQVCSRGDEDDKLLFCDGCDDNYHIFCLLPPLPEIPRGIWRCPKCILAECKQPPEAFGFEQATQEYTLQSFGEMADSFKSDYFNMPVHMVPTELVEKEFWRLVSSIEEDVTVEYGADIHSKEFGSGFPVSNSKQNLSPEEKEYATSGWNLNVMPVLAQSVLCHINADISGMKVPWLYVGMVFSAFCWHIEDHWSYSINYLHWGEPKTWYGVPSLAAEHLEEVMKMLTPELFDSQPDLLHQLVTLMNPNTLMSHGVPVVRTNQCAGEFVITFPRAYHSGFNQGYNFAEAVNFCTADWLPAGRQCIEHYRRLRRYCVFSHEELICKMAAFPETLDLNLAVAVHKEMFIMVQEERRLRKALLEKGVTEAEREAFELLPDDERQCIKCKTTCFLSALACYDCPDGLVCLSHINDLCKCSSSRQYLRYRYTLDELPTMLHKLKIRAESFDTWANKVRVALEVEDGRKRSFEELRALESEARERRFPNSELLQRLKNCLSEVEACIAQVLGLVSGQVARMDTPQLTLTELRVLLEQMGSLPCAMHQIGDVKDVLEQVEAYQAEAREALATLPSSPGLLRSLLERGQQLGVEVPEAHQLQQQVEQAQWLDEVKQALAPSAHRGSLVIMQGLLVMGAKIASSPSVDKARAELQELLTIAERWEEKAHFCLEARQKHPPATLEAIIRETENIPVHLPNIQALKEALTKAQAWIADVDEIQNGDHYPCLDDLEGLVAVGRDLPVGLEELRQLELQVLTAHSWREKASKTFLKKNSCYTLLEVLCPCADAGSDSTKRSRWMEKALGLYQCDTELLGLSAQDLRDPGSVIVAFKEGEQKEKEGILQLRRTNSAKPSPLAPSLMASSPTSICVCGQVPAGVGALQCDLCQDWFHGQCVSVPHLLTSPKPSLTSSPLLAWWEWDTKFLCPLCMRSRRPRLETILALLVALQRLPVRLPEGEALQCLTERAIGWQDRARKALASEDVTALLRHLAELRQQLQAKPRPVYTSATACDPIREGSGNNISKVQGLLENGDSVISPENMAPGKGSDLELLSSLLPQLTGPVLELPEAIRAPLEELMMEGDLLEVTLDENHSIWQLLQAGQPPDLDRIRTLLELEKFEHQGSRTRSRALERRRRQQKVDQGRNVENLVQQELQSKRARSSGIMSQVGREEEHYQEKADRENMFLTPSTDHSPFLKGNQNSLQHKDSGSSAACPSLMPWLQLSYSDEQQL